One Arthrobacter sp. StoSoilB19 DNA window includes the following coding sequences:
- a CDS encoding alpha/beta fold hydrolase, with protein MSLQEIEFTSANGRDTIQAWVYEPIGQPKAIVQLIHGLGEHSRRYLHLISTLVDAGFIVVAGDHSGHGRTAMQQGTWGDAGEDAASVVVADEVTLQAKAREALPQLPYVVFGHSWGSMIARGMAVNPGAQLSGLILCGIAAQMRGIEKRINRPELSRLASGESAAEPAPEELVGQLFDGFLGRLGEDAGPTAWVALDADVVTDHGRDPFNNFGAPLSARFLQGFVDLYDQVTSDDWYKQLPADLPVLILAGDQDPVTNYGEGAYHVANRLADSGHADVRTRVFPGVRHEVHNEPTTRAETERETVEFIQRVTQRQDSPTPSAAG; from the coding sequence ATGTCATTGCAGGAAATCGAGTTCACGTCCGCCAACGGCCGGGACACTATCCAGGCGTGGGTCTACGAGCCCATCGGCCAACCCAAGGCCATCGTGCAGCTGATCCACGGGCTCGGCGAGCACTCCCGCCGCTACCTCCACCTCATCTCCACCCTGGTGGACGCGGGCTTCATCGTGGTGGCAGGCGACCATTCCGGGCACGGGCGCACCGCGATGCAGCAGGGCACGTGGGGCGATGCCGGGGAGGACGCAGCCAGCGTGGTGGTGGCGGACGAGGTCACCCTCCAGGCCAAAGCCAGGGAGGCACTCCCCCAGCTTCCGTACGTGGTGTTCGGCCACAGCTGGGGCTCCATGATCGCCCGCGGCATGGCCGTCAATCCAGGTGCGCAGCTTTCCGGCCTGATCCTCTGCGGAATCGCCGCCCAAATGCGTGGCATCGAGAAAAGGATCAACCGGCCGGAACTGTCACGGCTTGCCTCCGGCGAGAGTGCAGCGGAACCCGCGCCTGAGGAACTGGTGGGCCAGTTGTTCGACGGTTTCCTGGGCCGCCTGGGAGAAGACGCCGGCCCCACCGCCTGGGTGGCGCTGGACGCCGACGTCGTCACCGACCACGGGAGGGACCCCTTCAACAACTTCGGCGCACCCCTGAGCGCACGGTTCCTGCAGGGCTTCGTGGACCTCTACGACCAGGTCACCTCGGACGACTGGTACAAACAGCTCCCCGCGGACCTCCCCGTGCTGATCCTCGCCGGCGACCAGGACCCCGTGACCAACTACGGCGAAGGCGCCTACCACGTGGCAAACCGCCTAGCGGATTCGGGCCACGCGGACGTCCGCACCCGCGTCTTCCCCGGCGTCCGGCATGAGGTGCACAACGAACCCACCACCCGCGCAGAGACAGAGCGCGAGACGGTCGAGTTCATCCAGCGTGTCACCCAGCGGCAGGACTCCCCCACACCGTCAGCTGCAGGCTGA
- a CDS encoding gluconokinase — MPQSIVVMGVSGAGKSSVGQALATRLGASFVDGDTLHPEANVKKMASGVPLTDEDRWPWLHLVGTKLSASTEKATIVACSALKRSYRDAIRTAAPATTFILLKADRLALQDRLTQRPGHFMPASLLTSQLETLEELQTDESGLMVESTGGIDPTVERIRRLLEQSAAD, encoded by the coding sequence ATGCCCCAGAGCATCGTGGTGATGGGGGTCTCCGGTGCAGGGAAATCCTCCGTGGGCCAGGCGCTTGCCACCCGGCTCGGCGCCAGTTTCGTCGATGGCGACACCCTGCATCCGGAAGCAAACGTCAAGAAAATGGCTTCGGGCGTTCCCCTCACGGATGAGGACCGATGGCCGTGGCTGCACCTGGTGGGTACCAAGCTGTCCGCCAGCACCGAAAAAGCAACCATTGTTGCCTGCTCAGCACTGAAGCGAAGCTACCGGGACGCCATCCGGACGGCCGCGCCTGCCACCACGTTCATCCTGCTGAAAGCCGACAGGCTGGCACTGCAGGACCGCCTCACCCAACGCCCCGGGCATTTCATGCCGGCCTCGCTGCTCACGTCCCAGCTGGAAACCCTGGAGGAGCTGCAGACCGACGAATCCGGCCTGATGGTCGAGTCAACAGGGGGCATCGACCCAACCGTCGAACGCATCCGACGGCTGCTGGAGCAATCAGCAGCGGACTGA
- a CDS encoding putative quinol monooxygenase → MTIVVTAVFTPNDGARDQVVAALKPAIAEVHEEPGCLLYAIHDAPNGQIVMIEKWESAELLDAHGVGDAVKRLNASLEGLLAEPVEVTRLTPIPAGTARQGAL, encoded by the coding sequence ATGACCATCGTCGTCACTGCAGTCTTCACGCCCAACGACGGCGCCCGCGACCAGGTTGTCGCGGCCCTCAAGCCCGCCATCGCCGAGGTCCACGAAGAACCCGGATGCCTCCTGTACGCCATCCACGATGCGCCCAACGGCCAGATCGTCATGATTGAGAAATGGGAGAGCGCCGAGCTGCTCGACGCCCACGGAGTGGGGGACGCCGTCAAGCGGCTCAACGCCTCCCTCGAAGGACTCCTGGCCGAACCCGTCGAGGTCACCCGCCTGACGCCCATTCCCGCCGGCACTGCCCGGCAGGGCGCCCTGTAA
- a CDS encoding NAD(P)-dependent oxidoreductase, whose amino-acid sequence MTETKPPSPLDPGVSVSLLGTGPMGAPIARNIINAGVPLTLWNRTIQKAKAIEEGTVALRPAEAAADVVLTVLPDLPQVEALLEGEDGLLAGWARTGAVEPVLVIHGTVSPTAVAAFAAHCKSRYGVVVIDAPLSGGTIGAEQGRLSIMTGGPRSSVEWLTPLFKLYSSTVMWFGEAGAGAIVKACNQIVVAATVTALSESMALAKASGLDLEKVQAILKGGLANSEVLQQKGGRWITGDFHGGGSAKNQLKDLRFVTEAAADAGLALPVANTLTSAFQTMVTEGLGDLDHTGIYLSITSNRVKESS is encoded by the coding sequence ATGACAGAAACCAAACCTCCCTCGCCGCTCGATCCCGGTGTCTCCGTCTCGCTGCTCGGCACCGGTCCCATGGGAGCCCCCATCGCCCGGAACATCATCAACGCCGGGGTACCCCTGACGCTCTGGAACCGCACGATCCAGAAAGCCAAAGCCATCGAAGAGGGGACAGTAGCGCTCCGGCCAGCGGAGGCCGCGGCGGATGTTGTCCTCACCGTCCTGCCGGACCTGCCCCAGGTCGAAGCACTCCTGGAAGGCGAGGACGGCCTGCTCGCGGGGTGGGCGCGGACAGGTGCGGTTGAACCTGTCCTGGTCATCCACGGCACCGTGTCCCCCACCGCCGTCGCCGCCTTCGCAGCCCACTGCAAGTCCCGTTACGGGGTGGTGGTCATCGACGCACCGCTCAGCGGCGGGACCATCGGGGCGGAGCAGGGGCGGCTGAGCATCATGACCGGCGGCCCCCGGAGTTCGGTCGAGTGGCTCACTCCGCTTTTCAAGCTCTACAGCTCCACGGTCATGTGGTTCGGGGAGGCCGGCGCCGGGGCCATCGTGAAAGCCTGCAACCAGATTGTGGTGGCCGCCACGGTCACCGCCCTGTCCGAATCCATGGCGCTGGCGAAGGCGTCCGGCCTGGACCTGGAAAAGGTCCAGGCCATCCTCAAAGGCGGGCTGGCCAACTCCGAAGTCCTCCAGCAAAAAGGCGGCCGCTGGATCACGGGGGACTTCCACGGCGGCGGTTCGGCCAAAAACCAGCTCAAAGACCTGCGCTTTGTCACGGAGGCGGCCGCGGATGCCGGACTCGCACTGCCCGTCGCCAACACCCTGACCTCGGCATTCCAAACAATGGTCACCGAGGGTCTCGGGGACCTTGACCACACAGGCATTTATCTGAGCATCACCAGCAATCGAGTAAAGGAATCATCATGA
- a CDS encoding TRAP transporter large permease subunit, protein MKPTVAPQDYEEVLPLEAEEILHHDHVPERWSGAAWLDKTLEGIVGAAILAELVVILLNITVRLITGDSVLWTQEVSEIALLTIAFIGGAIAYPKGAHMSVQALIMRLPATWKPYLAALVDWLVFVMSAGALALFVPTLVQQVEEKTPILQLPVFWVNLPFSVGMVLIAWFALVKLRRQAWRPAVVGAGIAAALVAVVLISPPLFYYASPNVLLVVVLVALFGLLFLGLPIAFVLALASGIYLYLGGISDVSAIPIGMASGAKGFVLLAIPFFILAGTVMNSAGLTLPLAKLVDALIGHLRGGLLQVVVVTMYIFSGISGSKVADVAAVGTTMRGMLEERKYPRGEVVAVLSASAIMGETIPPSIVLLILGSITTISTTTLFLAGFVPAAFLALVVMALVFLRARKQGGVPSAKATWRARGSATFFALPTLLLPVGMVVGILSGFATPTEVSSVAVAYAFVLAAAYRRGSRRLLGDTLRETTTTAGMVLFIIAAASPLAQTLALAGVSQQIHDLMSGLGDSPILFMLFTVVLLIIMGQLLEGLPAVLIFAPLLLPIATDFGVNPVQYAMVLIISMGIGSFAPPAGVGFYVACATARETVENSLKHFWPYLVAVFVGLLVLAAVPWFSTFLPALAGLIPF, encoded by the coding sequence ATGAAACCCACCGTTGCTCCCCAGGACTACGAGGAAGTCCTTCCCCTCGAAGCGGAGGAAATCCTTCACCACGACCACGTGCCAGAGCGCTGGAGCGGCGCAGCTTGGCTCGACAAGACGCTCGAAGGGATTGTGGGAGCGGCGATTCTCGCGGAACTCGTGGTCATCCTCCTGAACATCACCGTCCGCCTCATTACCGGTGATTCCGTGCTTTGGACACAGGAAGTGTCCGAGATTGCCCTGCTGACCATTGCCTTCATCGGCGGCGCCATCGCCTACCCGAAAGGCGCACACATGTCCGTCCAGGCGCTCATCATGCGCCTGCCCGCAACCTGGAAGCCGTACCTCGCCGCGCTGGTCGACTGGCTCGTCTTTGTCATGAGCGCCGGCGCGCTTGCCCTGTTCGTGCCCACCCTGGTCCAGCAGGTCGAGGAAAAGACACCGATCCTTCAACTCCCCGTGTTTTGGGTCAACCTGCCCTTCTCGGTGGGCATGGTCCTCATCGCCTGGTTTGCCCTGGTCAAACTTCGGCGCCAGGCCTGGCGTCCCGCCGTCGTCGGTGCCGGAATCGCAGCCGCCCTCGTCGCCGTCGTCCTGATTTCCCCGCCGCTGTTCTACTACGCCTCACCGAACGTCCTGCTCGTGGTGGTCCTCGTGGCCCTGTTCGGCCTGCTGTTCCTGGGACTGCCCATTGCGTTTGTCCTGGCCCTCGCCTCCGGCATCTACCTGTACCTCGGCGGCATTTCCGACGTAAGCGCCATCCCCATCGGCATGGCGTCCGGAGCCAAGGGATTCGTCCTGCTGGCCATCCCGTTCTTCATCCTGGCCGGCACCGTCATGAACTCGGCCGGCCTTACCCTGCCGCTGGCCAAGCTCGTCGATGCGCTGATCGGGCATCTCCGCGGCGGCCTGCTGCAGGTGGTGGTGGTCACCATGTACATCTTCTCCGGTATCTCCGGCTCCAAGGTCGCCGATGTCGCAGCAGTGGGCACCACCATGCGAGGCATGCTCGAAGAGCGTAAGTACCCGCGCGGCGAAGTGGTCGCCGTGCTGTCGGCGTCGGCCATCATGGGCGAAACCATCCCGCCCAGCATCGTCCTGCTCATCCTGGGCTCCATCACCACCATCTCAACCACCACCCTGTTCCTTGCAGGCTTCGTGCCGGCAGCCTTCCTCGCCCTGGTGGTCATGGCACTGGTGTTCCTGAGGGCGCGCAAGCAGGGAGGCGTGCCAAGCGCCAAGGCCACGTGGCGGGCCCGGGGCTCCGCCACGTTCTTCGCCCTGCCGACGCTCCTGCTGCCCGTAGGCATGGTGGTGGGGATCCTCAGCGGATTCGCCACCCCCACGGAAGTTTCCTCGGTCGCCGTCGCCTACGCCTTCGTGCTCGCGGCAGCCTACCGCCGCGGCAGCAGGCGCCTTCTGGGGGACACCTTGCGTGAAACAACCACGACGGCGGGCATGGTGCTGTTCATCATCGCCGCGGCGTCGCCCCTGGCGCAGACTCTCGCCCTGGCCGGCGTTTCGCAGCAGATCCACGACCTGATGTCCGGGCTGGGCGATTCCCCCATCCTGTTCATGCTCTTCACGGTGGTGCTGCTGATCATCATGGGCCAGCTCCTCGAAGGCCTGCCAGCGGTGCTCATCTTCGCGCCCCTGCTGCTGCCGATCGCCACCGACTTCGGCGTCAACCCCGTGCAGTACGCCATGGTCCTCATCATCTCCATGGGCATCGGATCCTTCGCCCCGCCGGCAGGGGTTGGCTTCTACGTCGCCTGCGCCACCGCCCGCGAAACCGTGGAAAACAGCCTCAAACACTTCTGGCCCTACCTGGTGGCGGTGTTCGTCGGCCTCCTCGTCCTCGCCGCCGTGCCCTGGTTCAGCACCTTCCTTCCCGCCCTCGCCGGCCTGATCCCCTTCTAA
- a CDS encoding DctP family TRAP transporter solute-binding subunit, translating into MNFKTRAMTGVLATSLAAALLSGCAGGTPAGQSAPVAKIQLSIPDPLTSSVGVTAQHFADQVKKTSNGSVQVTVVPNGTSFSGDQNAAVTRLQGGSLDGLILSTSVYASVVPEMNGISIPYLFSDTKEEAKFLAGEPGKVLKDKLAAKDTVALAFLTRTGREITNSVRPIEQPSDLKGLKIRVPGNTLWTDFFGKLGASPTTMAFSEVFTGLQTGTIDGQENPIEVPWTNKFSEVQKYVSMTNHINDAWVLALSSKKWDSLTDDQKKALTAASEETATFKTGYDEEQSKKQLDELAAKGMKANELSASGLAEFKATSQSLYPEFSKLIGKEFFDQAIAFAGKK; encoded by the coding sequence ATGAACTTCAAGACCCGCGCCATGACCGGGGTACTGGCAACCAGCCTGGCCGCCGCCCTGCTGTCCGGCTGTGCAGGCGGAACCCCCGCCGGCCAAAGCGCCCCGGTGGCCAAGATCCAGCTCTCCATCCCCGATCCGCTGACGTCCTCGGTCGGCGTCACCGCCCAGCACTTCGCCGACCAGGTCAAGAAGACCTCCAACGGTTCCGTCCAGGTCACCGTGGTACCCAACGGCACGAGCTTCAGCGGGGACCAGAACGCGGCCGTGACCCGGCTGCAGGGCGGATCACTCGACGGACTCATCCTGTCCACCTCCGTCTACGCCTCGGTGGTGCCGGAAATGAACGGCATCAGCATCCCCTACCTCTTCTCGGACACCAAGGAAGAGGCAAAGTTCCTGGCTGGAGAACCTGGAAAGGTCCTGAAAGACAAGCTGGCGGCAAAGGACACCGTGGCACTCGCCTTCCTGACCCGGACCGGCCGCGAGATCACCAACTCCGTGCGCCCGATTGAACAGCCTTCCGACCTGAAGGGGCTGAAGATCCGGGTGCCGGGCAACACCCTGTGGACCGACTTCTTCGGCAAGCTGGGCGCAAGCCCCACGACCATGGCCTTCTCCGAGGTCTTTACCGGCCTGCAGACCGGAACGATCGACGGCCAGGAAAACCCGATTGAGGTCCCTTGGACGAACAAGTTCTCCGAGGTGCAGAAATACGTCTCAATGACCAACCACATCAACGACGCCTGGGTGCTGGCACTGTCATCGAAGAAGTGGGATTCCCTCACGGATGACCAGAAGAAGGCACTCACCGCCGCTTCAGAGGAAACGGCAACCTTCAAAACCGGCTATGACGAGGAACAGTCCAAGAAGCAGCTGGATGAACTGGCAGCCAAGGGCATGAAGGCCAACGAGCTCAGCGCGTCCGGGCTCGCCGAGTTCAAGGCCACCTCCCAAAGCCTCTACCCGGAGTTCTCCAAGCTCATCGGCAAGGAATTCTTCGACCAGGCCATCGCCTTCGCCGGCAAGAAGTAG
- a CDS encoding Gfo/Idh/MocA family oxidoreductase: MNLHKLLSEREQQSRPIRVGLIGAGRYGTMYLAQANNIPGIHVVAIADINVKRAQGAFELVDWPASQVAPDIATALKDRSTAIVANADELFDVDIDVIVEATGNPIVGIKHALKAIETKKHIIMVTVEADALAGPALAKRAEEAGVVYSMAYGDQPALIMELVDWARTSGFDVVCAGKGAKYLEHYHEMNPDNVWENWEFSKELTDSGQLNPYMHTSFRDGTKAAIEMAAVANGAGLAPSDSGLSFTPGNVEEIATICRPAAVGGSLAHEGSVDVMSSVNRDGSWISHNTQEGVFVVVKATNNYVSGCFNEYPWHPDPTGQYAALYRPYHYVGLELNMSIANAALRGIPTGGPVGFYGDVVATAKKDLKAGEFLDGEGGFTVWGKLVSAKHSVSTGALPVALAHHVELRNDVPKGAIVGWDDVIIDDSLSQALELRRETEALISAPVTVS, translated from the coding sequence GTGAACCTTCATAAACTCCTCAGCGAGCGTGAGCAGCAGTCCCGTCCCATCCGCGTTGGACTGATCGGCGCCGGCCGCTACGGGACCATGTACCTGGCGCAGGCCAACAACATCCCCGGCATCCACGTTGTTGCCATTGCCGACATCAACGTCAAGCGGGCGCAGGGGGCCTTCGAGCTGGTGGACTGGCCTGCCTCCCAGGTAGCTCCCGATATCGCTACGGCGCTGAAGGACCGCTCCACCGCCATCGTCGCCAACGCTGACGAACTGTTCGACGTGGACATCGACGTCATTGTCGAAGCCACCGGTAACCCGATCGTCGGCATCAAGCACGCCCTGAAGGCAATCGAAACCAAGAAGCACATCATCATGGTGACCGTCGAAGCTGATGCCCTTGCCGGCCCTGCGCTGGCCAAGCGGGCCGAGGAAGCAGGCGTGGTCTACTCCATGGCCTACGGGGACCAGCCGGCCCTCATCATGGAACTCGTCGACTGGGCCCGCACCAGCGGCTTTGATGTGGTTTGCGCCGGCAAGGGCGCAAAATACCTGGAGCACTACCACGAGATGAACCCGGACAACGTCTGGGAGAACTGGGAGTTCTCCAAGGAATTGACCGACTCCGGCCAGCTCAACCCCTACATGCACACCTCGTTCCGCGACGGCACCAAGGCCGCCATCGAAATGGCGGCGGTGGCCAACGGCGCGGGGCTGGCCCCCTCCGATTCCGGCCTGAGCTTCACACCGGGCAACGTTGAAGAGATCGCCACCATCTGCCGCCCGGCCGCCGTCGGCGGTTCCCTCGCCCACGAAGGAAGCGTTGACGTCATGTCCAGCGTCAACCGCGACGGCAGCTGGATCAGCCACAACACCCAGGAGGGCGTCTTCGTCGTCGTCAAGGCAACCAACAATTACGTTTCCGGCTGCTTCAACGAATACCCCTGGCACCCGGACCCCACCGGCCAGTACGCCGCCCTGTACCGCCCCTACCACTACGTAGGCCTCGAACTGAACATGTCCATCGCCAACGCAGCCCTCCGCGGCATCCCCACCGGCGGGCCCGTCGGCTTCTATGGCGATGTGGTCGCTACCGCCAAGAAAGACCTCAAGGCCGGTGAATTCCTCGACGGCGAAGGCGGCTTCACGGTGTGGGGCAAGCTGGTTTCCGCCAAGCACTCGGTCTCCACCGGCGCCCTCCCCGTCGCCCTGGCCCACCACGTGGAGCTGCGTAACGATGTGCCCAAGGGAGCGATCGTTGGTTGGGACGATGTCATCATTGATGACTCCCTGTCCCAAGCGCTGGAACTCCGCCGCGAAACCGAAGCGCTGATTTCCGCCCCCGTCACCGTCTCCTGA
- a CDS encoding LacI family DNA-binding transcriptional regulator, translating into MKQTAERNRVGHNHEGLVSQGGAVRKAPTIRDVASAAGVSVSVVSRVLNPESGPVAPAKRQEVLRVIDELGYRPRAAARELSAGHALTIGLVVTDLSNPFFARLADRIVWEARSHGVQVVLMTTQEDPHLEADSLDTLLDRSVSGVIATPTGGNIEKWRRLRDLGVNVVFIDRAIEELEDVDVVSIENFDSGQRSTEHLISLGHTRIGLITGPLTTSTGSARLNGYRAAHRNASLPVDPTLIRDVPFRGDAGGDAVGSLLAMRQPPTALIVANTAQVQSSVRRLVQMGTDIPDQLSLIVFDDNPWTELTSPPLSVIRQPLDMLAVHAIELVLGRMQGKLPEGARRIEVKADYLPRNSCAPVTAPVAR; encoded by the coding sequence ATGAAGCAAACGGCTGAAAGAAATCGCGTAGGTCATAACCACGAAGGTCTTGTGTCTCAAGGAGGAGCGGTGCGCAAAGCGCCTACCATTCGCGACGTAGCGTCTGCTGCGGGAGTATCCGTCTCTGTGGTCTCACGGGTACTGAACCCGGAGTCGGGACCGGTCGCACCCGCAAAGAGGCAAGAGGTCTTGAGGGTCATCGATGAACTGGGTTACCGGCCCAGGGCGGCAGCGCGTGAACTCAGCGCCGGGCATGCACTCACCATCGGCCTGGTGGTCACCGATCTGTCCAACCCGTTCTTCGCCCGCCTGGCGGACAGGATCGTCTGGGAGGCGCGCAGCCATGGCGTGCAGGTGGTGTTGATGACCACGCAGGAGGATCCGCACCTGGAGGCGGACTCCCTGGATACGTTGCTGGACCGGTCGGTCAGTGGCGTCATTGCCACTCCCACCGGGGGCAACATCGAAAAATGGAGGCGCCTGCGCGACCTCGGCGTCAATGTCGTCTTCATCGACCGTGCCATCGAAGAACTCGAAGATGTCGATGTTGTCAGCATCGAAAACTTTGACTCGGGACAACGCTCAACCGAGCATCTCATCAGCCTGGGCCATACCCGGATCGGGCTGATCACGGGCCCGCTAACCACCTCCACCGGGAGTGCGAGGTTGAACGGCTACAGGGCTGCACACCGGAACGCCTCCCTGCCAGTAGACCCCACGCTGATACGTGACGTACCTTTTCGCGGGGACGCGGGCGGGGACGCCGTAGGATCGCTGCTTGCGATGCGCCAGCCGCCAACAGCACTCATCGTTGCCAACACGGCACAGGTGCAAAGTTCAGTCCGCAGGCTCGTCCAGATGGGCACTGACATCCCCGATCAGCTTTCGCTCATTGTCTTTGACGACAATCCCTGGACTGAGCTCACCTCTCCCCCGCTGAGCGTCATCCGCCAGCCGCTCGACATGCTCGCCGTTCACGCCATCGAGCTGGTGCTCGGACGGATGCAGGGGAAGCTCCCGGAGGGTGCCCGCCGCATCGAGGTCAAAGCGGACTACCTGCCGCGCAACAGCTGCGCGCCCGTTACCGCCCCGGTCGCGCGCTAA
- a CDS encoding SRPBCC family protein gives MGDSKSSTDYEFLTVWRVAGTPREVVDVLGDAGTLPRWWPSVYLDVEPRDAGNPDGTGKAFFLHTKGWLPYALKWQLTLTEPVTEQGFALSARGDLNGTGRWTFEQDGPETVVTYDWRVSAAKPLLRRLGWLLKPAFAANHRWAMARGQEALALELRRRRPGADPAKVPEPAGPTFARLSRWQQKATHT, from the coding sequence ATGGGCGATTCGAAAAGCAGCACCGACTATGAGTTCCTAACCGTCTGGCGCGTGGCCGGGACACCACGGGAGGTGGTGGACGTCCTGGGCGATGCCGGCACGCTTCCGCGCTGGTGGCCATCGGTGTATCTGGACGTCGAGCCCCGGGATGCGGGCAATCCGGACGGCACCGGCAAGGCGTTCTTCCTCCACACCAAAGGCTGGCTGCCCTACGCGCTCAAGTGGCAGCTCACCCTCACGGAGCCCGTTACTGAGCAGGGTTTCGCGCTGTCCGCGCGGGGCGACCTTAACGGCACGGGACGCTGGACGTTCGAGCAGGACGGGCCTGAAACGGTGGTCACCTATGACTGGAGGGTCAGTGCGGCGAAACCGTTGCTGCGGCGGCTGGGCTGGCTGCTCAAGCCGGCCTTTGCCGCGAACCACCGGTGGGCGATGGCGCGTGGACAGGAGGCGCTGGCGCTGGAACTGCGCCGACGGCGGCCGGGCGCCGACCCAGCCAAAGTCCCGGAGCCCGCTGGCCCCACGTTCGCACGCCTGTCCCGCTGGCAGCAGAAAGCTACCCACACCTGA